NNNNNNNNNNNNNNNNNNNNNNNNNNNNNNNNNNNNNNNNNNNNNNNNNNNNNNNNNNNNNNNNNNNNNNNNNNNNNNNNNNNNNNNNNNNNNNNNNNNNNNNNNNNNNNNNNNNNNNNNNNNNNNNNNNNNNNNNNNNNNNNNNNNNNNNNNNNNNNNNNNNNNNNNNNNNNNNNNNNNNNNNNNNNNNNNNNNNNNNNNNNNNNNNNNNNNNNNNNNNNNNNNNNNNNNNNNNNNNNNNNNNNNNNNNNNNNNNNNNNNNNNNNNNNNNNNNNNNNNNNNNNNNNNNNNNNNNNNNNNNNNNNNNNNNNNNNNNNNNNNNNNNNNNNNNNNNNNNNNNNNNNNNNNNNNNNNNNNNNNNNNNNNNNNNNNNNNNNNNNNNNNNNNNNNNNNNNNNNNNNNNNNNNNNNNNNNNNNNNNNNNNNNNNNNNNNNNNNNNNNNNNNNNNNNNNNNNNNNNNNNNNNNNNNNNNNNNNNNNNNNNNNNNNNNNNNNNNNNNNNNNNNNNNNNNNNNNNNNNNNNNNNNNNNNNNNNNNNNNNNNNNNNNNNNNNNNNNNNNNNNNNNNNNNNNNNNNNNNNNNNNNNNNNNNNNNNNNNNNNNNNNNNNNNNNNNNNNNNNNNNNNNNNNNNNNNNNNNNNNNNNNNNNNNNNNNNNNNNNNNNNNNNNNNNNNNNNNNNNNNNNNNNNNNNNNNNNNNNNNNNNNNNNNNNNNNNNNNNNNNNNNNNNNNNNNNNNNNNNNNNNNNNNNNNNNNNNNNNNNNNNNNNNNNNNNNNNNNNNNNNNNNNNNNNNNNNNNNNNNNNNNNNNNNNNNNNNNNNNNNNNNNNNNNNNNNNNNNNNNNNNNNNNNNNNNNNNNNNNNNNNNNNNNNNNNNNNNNNNNNNNNNNNNNNNNNNNNNNNNNNNNNNNNNNNNNNNNNNNNNNNNNNNNNNNNNNNNNNNNNNNNNNNNNNNNNNNNNNNNNNNNNNNNNNNNNNNNNNNNNNNNNNNNNNNNNNNNNNNNNNNNNNNNNNNNNNNNNNNNNNNNNNNNNNNNNNNNNNNNNNNNNNNNNNNNNNNNNNNNNNNNNNNNNNNNNNNNNNNNNNNNNNNNNNNNNNNNNNNNNNNNNNNNNNNNNNNNNNNNNNNNNNNNNNNNNNNNNNNNNNNNNNNNNNNNNNNNNNNNNNNNNNNNNNNNNNNNNNNNNNNNNNNNNNNNNNNNNNNNNNNNNNNNNNNNNNNNNNNNNNNNNNNNNNNNNNNNNNNNNNNNNNNNNNNNNNNNNNNNNNNNNNNNNNNNNNNNNNNNNNNNNNNNNNNNNNNNNNNNNNNNNNNNNNNNNNNNNNNNNNNNNNNNNNNNNNNNNNNNNNNNNNNNNNNNNNNNNNNNNNNNNNNNNNNNNNNNNNNNNNNNNNNNNNNNNNNNNNNNNNNNNNNNNNNNNNNNNNNNNNNNNNNNNNNNNNNNNNNNNNNNNNNNNNNNNNNNNNNNNNNNNNNNNNNNNNNNNNNNNNNNNNNNNNNNNNNNNNNNNNNNNNNNNNNNNNNNNNNNNNNNNNNNNNNNNNNNNNNNNNNNNNNNNNNNNNNNNNNNNNNNNNNNNNNNNNNNNNNNNNNNNNNNNNNNNNNNNNNNNNNNNNNNNNNNNNNNNNNNNNNNNNNNNNNNNNNNNNNNNNNNNNNNNNNNNNNNNNNNNNNNNNNNNNNNNNNNNNNNNNNNNNNNNNNNNNNNNNNNNNNNNNNNNNNNNNNNNNNNNNNNNNNNNNNNNNNNNNNNNNNNNNNNNNNNNNNNNNNNNNNNNNNNNNNNNNNNNNNNNNNNNNNNNNNNNNNNNNNNNNNNNNNNNNNNNNNNNNNNNNNNNNNNNNNNNNNNNNNNNNNNNNNNNNNNNNNNNNNNNNNNNNNNNNNNNNNNNNNNNNNNNNNNNNNNNNNNNNNNNNNNNNNNNNNNNNNNNNNNNNNNNNNNNNNNNNNNNNNNNNNNNNNNNNNNNNNNNNNNNNNNNNNNNNNNNNNNNNNNNNNNNNNNNNNNNNNNNNNNNNNNNNNNNNNNNNNNNNNNNNNNNNNNNNNNNNNNNNNNNNNNNNNNNNNNNNNNNNNNNNNNNNNNNNNNNNNNNNNNNNNNNNNNNNNNNNNNNNNNNNNNNNNNNNNNNNNNNNNNNNNNNNNNNNNNNNNNNNNNNNNNNNNNNNNNNNNNNNNNNNNNNNNNNNNNNNNNNNNNNNNNNNNNNNNNNNNNNNNNNNNNNNNNNNNNNNNNNNNNNNNNNNNNNNNNNNNNNNNNNNNNNNNNNNNNNNNNNNNNNNNNNNNNNNNNNNNNNNNNNNNNNNNNNNNNNNNNNNNNNNNNNNNNNNNNNNNNNNNNNNNNNNNNNNNNNNNNNNNNNNNNNNNNNNNNNNNNNNNNNNNNNNNNNNNNNNNNNNNNNNNNNNNNNNNNNNNNNNNNNNNNNNNNNNNNNNNNNNNNNNNNNNNNNNNNNNNNNNNNNNNNNNNNNNNNNNNNNNNNNNNNNNNNNNNNNNNNNNNNNNNNNNNNNNNNNNNNNNNNNNNNNNNNNNNNNNNNNNNNNNNNNNNNNNNNNNNNNNNNNNNNNNNNNNNNNNNNNNNNNNNNNNNNNNNNNNNNNNNNNNNNNNNNNNNNNNNNNNNNNNNNNNNNNNNNNNNNNNNNNNNNNNNNNNNNNNNNNNNNNNNNNNNNNNNNNNNNNNNNNNNNNNNNNNNNNNNNNNNNNNNNNNNNNNNNNNNNNNNNNNNNNNNNNNNNNNNNNNNNNNNNNNNNNNNNNNNNNNNNNNNNNNNNNNNNNNNNNNNNNNNNNNNNNNNNNNNNNNNNNNNNNNNNNNNNNNNNNNNNNNNNNNNNNNNNNNNNNNNNNNNNNNNNNNNNNNNNNNNNNNNNNNNNNNNNNNNNNNNNNNNNNNNNNNNNNNNNNNNNNNNNNNNNNNNNNNNNNNNNNNNNNNNNNNNNNNNNNNNNNNNNNNNNNNNNNNNNNNNNNNNNNNNNNNNNNNNNNNNNNNNNNNNNNNNNNNNNNNNNNNNNNNNNNNNNNNNNNNNNNNNNNNNNNNNNNNNNNNNNNNNNNNNNNNNNNNNNNNNNNNNNNNNNNNNNNNNNNNNNNNNNNNNNNNNNNNNNNNNNNNNNNNNNNNNNNNNNNNNNNNNNNNNNNNNNNNNNNNNNNNNNNNNNNNNNNNNNNNNNNNNNNNNNNNNNNNNNNNNNNNNNNatgcacaaatcctaatttacgcacGCACAAAGCAAGAATACACACgcaaaaatcctaatttacgcacaaatcaagaattatgcacgcacaaatccaagtgagtctaatttctctccataaagATCAGCTCCTTTCACAGCAACAACAgagagaaacaggaaaacacCAGCAGATCACAACAATCTGAATCCTTCATGTTCAGATGAGAACTTCTGGACTTAGTTACTGTCAAATCTCTTAACAgctgaacataaaaacatgatgtTATATCATAAACATAactattaaaattattaattcattcattcatttccctgaccgcttcgtccctttcggggtcgcgggggtgctggagcctaacccggctactgaagagcgaaggcggggtacaccctggacaggtcgccagtctattaaaatgaattctacAGAATATCAGTGATTTAGATTCCCCTTGAATGATCTCTTTCAGATCCGTTTAAGCAGCTtcaccaataaataaaacattaaattgtgAAGTAAACATCACTTTTATGGACAACaatcaaaattttgatttatcAGAATATTTCCAATTTATCTTTCAATTCCAGAGAAccattcaaatctttttttaatgtgaatgtGGTCTGTCTGTTTCCTTTTCACACTTGGCTCAGACAGACTGCAGCAGCTTTGACCACAGAGTTTCTTTCTCAtggttattttttctgttactgaAGTTTGTTGTACGAACAAAATGTTctgcataagaaaaaaaaaactgaacatttttataacaaagTACTCTTTAGATGCAtagaaaacactttaatttaaaaacatttcattttcactcTGCTCCTTGTCTGCTATTTCCCTCACTTGTAAAAGAAACTGTATTGATGGAAGGAATGAGATATTTTCTGGAATGATCCATGATCAGCCTTAAAGGTTTGTCTTGGTGGAAGAATTAACTTCTTGGatggaacattttttatttctagctGGTTTAACATAAATGTTGTGAGCCTCAAGATCATAACTTATTGAAAATAAGGAGCTTGGAATCataccccccctcctccctccttctgtagaaaaaaataaaaatatatatatatatatatatataagggtttgtacaaatatacactttgtgtatttatttacaaaaaaaaaaaagaaaatagttcacttttaacatgaaataaaaatccagGAGTGAGCTACTTTTGAGACGACAAGCTCCAAGAAcctgtatataaatatatgtatatatatatatatgtcacaTAATATCCCTGTTTACCTACACAGTGCTCATTTATCAAAGAACATCTGCTGTCTGGTCTGCCAGGAGCATTTATTAAGGCCAGGGCCAGCCCGCATGCCTCCTTGATCGGAAGCAAGACTGAAATTCTCCGTCTGACCTATAGCTGTCCTGCCACTGCGTCTGCTGCTGGGTCAGCCGTTCCCCACCAGGGGATCCAAGCCCACTTAAGCAGCAGTGTTGTCAAAAAGTATGCACTTTCCCTGCTCTGTCTGCACTGTGTTGCATGCGGTCTGTCATGCCGCTCCTCAGCCAAGCTTACTAACAAAAGGCCTCGCCCTCTCACACACTCTAGCCCCTGAGGATAGACCAGCGAGCTGTTAAAGGCCTTCTGACAGATGAGTAAAAAGGACCGTCGGACCTCCCCCTTGTAGTGTGTGCGTGGGTCTGGGAGATCGGACGACAGGCTGCGGCTGAGCGTGCTGTTTTGTGTTGCAGCTGGTGGTGGACCTTTTTAATTAGTCTTAgtctatttatttgttaaaatagatCATCTTTGTAATAAttactttcatattttatgaacaGACTTTTCATGTATTCTTACTCAGCGGGTTTTTAAAGAGCTGACCAAAaccttttcagtttttgaaattgtttttacatgtgagtttatatatattgttattttttatttttgataatatACCCACGTGTACTTCGAGATTATCTTCTTGATTTTTGAGTTCAGGGTTTCTCCACACAAAACGGGACTTTCAGAGCAGCTTCAAAATGTTACTGAAACATCAAGAAGCTGAATCATTTCAGAAGAAGATGAGAGACTAAAGGATGGAAATTGTCATGTCTGCTGCCTCACTTACCTTATATGGCCAGGCTTCCGGTTGGCGTAATCTCCAGCGATGTAATTCACCTGTTGCTGCCTCTTCTTAAGCACGCCCCTGTCTTCCACCCTTCGCCGGAACGTCTCAGATCCTCTGTTTACCTCCAGCCACGCATTGATTTGACACGCCAGTCAAGTTCCGAACtccagccgccgccgccgccgccgcctcgcCTCAGCCTCGCCTCAGCCTCGCCTCAGCCTCGCCTCAACCTCCTCTTCTCCCTCCTGGATTGTGGATCCCAGCTGTGTGGAGTNCACGCCAGTCAAGTTCCGAACtccagccgccgccgccgccgcctcagTCTCGCCTCAGCCTTTCCCTTTCACTTCTGGGCTTGCTTCTTTGGCTGTCCTAGATACACCAACCTGACAGAAATGGACAAAGTTCATCTTCTCATGACCTCATGCTgcagcagtttttaaatatttttctctttcatctgGTGTGAATGATGTGGTGTTAACACTTCAACCAGGAAGTGAccataaaatacagaaatagaaaatgtttctgcaCTGAGACCATGTGACTCTTGACATCACAGAAGCTGATCTCAGTGGTTTAGAAGAATGAAGACATTTGCTGTTAGAAGAGGACATGGATGAACAAAGAGCAGAACTACTATCACTCATTCCACACTGTGAGTATTCTATCAGAATGagaactttttcatttcttgttgactagaaaaaaattcactACTTTGTGAAAACTTTAAGAATGATATgctgcacattttaaaaagacatcaAACTGTATGAGACGTACAGCTGCATGTTAGATCATCTGCAGAAGTCTGATTGTACAGACTGGTGTTTCTGTTAGAATTATCAATCCCAGTACATGGCATGTATATGTAAAGTATTATGGATTttattataatgtattttttgatttaCAGGCAAATCtttactttggtttttctttaaatttatgttCTCATGGctgatgatttttaaatgtcagttttttatgaatgaaaaaaatttgttaatttttataagaattttttttttttatgaaaaaaaaaataattaaagtgttTCTTATCAACTGtctttaattcagtttaaatatttttttatttcttttctgctgATGACGTATATTTATCTTAAGGAAGTAAAAAGGTAGTTATTAAATTTTCCTATTGaaaatttacagaaaacataatatttttagTTCCTCACAGTTATTAGCTTTTGCTGAAACACTATTtcgtttttgtcttttccatCAGGATTGTGAGGATGGGACTCACTCTGCTCTGTAAACTGGAGTTCATCTGTGAGTCTGAagaacttttgctgtttttatcaCATCAATCAGGAAAAacgtacattaaaaaaacaaaacatatttttcaacaaaatagttcaaatttCATGCTTAAACTGCAGCTGTTTTCTACACAGAATTTAACTGAAATCTATCAGGGATCATGAACAGTTTTCACTACTAATAAACCATTTGACtttgttattttactaaaacttttGCAATACTTGTGGATAAACTATTGAATTGATGTCATATTCATGtacagttttagtttcattacTTGAATCTCTGATATTTCCATCTTCCATGTACAGTAGTGCTGTATTCACTCCTTCACTGTGGACACACTCAAGgtaaaacatttagatttttttgtttttacattaatatcAGTTTAATTAATCTCAAcgctagttttcttttttgtttaaaactatatatgttattctttgttagtttttgtttacattggaaaaacaaatgtatttattaaatggtTTGTATTTGTTCTAGATGCTGAGTTGACTATTGAACCCAAATGGTCAACTTTTTATATTGAAGAATCTGTGACCTTCAAATGTGACATGAAGGAAGGAAGAGCAGAAGACTGGACATACACATTGAAGAGAAGTGATTGGACAGTTTCTTCTAACGGCCCACGACAACATTTAGTATTCAATCGTCTGGATAAACATCACATTGGTGTTTATCAGTGCTGTGGTCACAGGAAGAGTTCAGATTCAACAAAATGCAGCAACAGAGTCTCTATACATGTATCAGGTAATTATTACTGTGATTTTGACATGACTCATTTTATGTGGGAATctatatttagttatttattcataataaaCAAACTGAATCATATataaagatgtgtgttttacattgcCATGCCTTAATGCATAACCCAAACGTATATGCATCCTCATTATAATAGATATTatagtaaaatgtgtttgttatttatttcaGACAAACCCAGATCCAGACTGACAGCAGAAACAACAACTGTGTCAGTaggagacagagtgacactgagctgctctgtggagaaatctgCTGGTTGGAAATATGAGTGGTTCAGAAGAACCTCACACACCTCTGAATACAGAAtcaatgatggagaaaatggaaACATCAGAGTCTCACAAGGAGGAATCTACAGATGCAGAGGATCTAGAGGAGAACCAGCCGTCTACTCTGATCAAAGTGATGAAGTCATCATTAACATAACCTGTGAGTGATTTaagtttaaagcttttaataatcattgatttcaaaagtaaaatgtgttttattgttttgaaatgtGATGTAAACAGTTTCCAACAAAGTGAGTGTGACCCAAAAACCCAGCTGGTCTcagatgttcagaggagagacgatCACTCTGACATGTGAGGTTCAGGGAGGTGAAGGAGTTCAGTGGGAGTATGAATGGAGAACACCTCAGTCACAGACATTCAGGACAAACAGGAAAGACTGGACATTCACAGCTTCCACCAGTGGAGACTACAGCTGTAAGAGCAGACCCACAAATGATTCTTATTCTGGAACAAAGTGGAGTGAAGTTGTCAGAGTATCTGTTTCAGgtgagaattttattttgagctgaatgtgaatatatttattttaaaatgccattaacaaagataattttttaaacttgaagcTAAGTCATGTTATTCTTCTtctgaaaatgttaattatcttttcaacaaataaaaaatttaaaaataaagggtattttttttctgtaaaatacaaacttttatggcaatattttctaaaaattataacgttttaatcataaaaaaaattctttaagaAGATGGccacttctttcttttcttatgTTTCTAACATTAAATCATCGTTTTAAATTTATAaggatttttaattatatatttgttttctcaaaaatgttttttgttattttttaaaaacgtcTTCCAGATAAGCCAAAGGCTCAGCTAAATAGAAATGGAGAAACTCTGAGCTGTTCTGTGAATCCATCATCATCTGGTTGGAGTTATTCTTTTTACAGA
This window of the Oryzias melastigma strain HK-1 unplaced genomic scaffold, ASM292280v2 sc00231, whole genome shotgun sequence genome carries:
- the LOC112139541 gene encoding uncharacterized protein LOC112139541, with the translated sequence MKEGRAEDWTYTLKRSDWTVSSNGPRQHLVFNRLDKHHIGVYQCCGHRKSSDSTKCSNRVSIHVSDKPRSRLTAETTTVSVGDRVTLSCSVEKSAGWKYEWFRRTSHTSEYRINDGENGNIRVSQGGIYRCRGSRGEPAVYSDQSDEVIINITFSNKVSVTQKPSWSQMFRGETITLTCEVQGGEGVQWEYEWRTPQSQTFRTNRKDWTFTASTSGDYSCKSRPTNDSYSGTKWSEVVRVSVSGCQNAVKAYIRRGIIHF